One Spirochaetaceae bacterium genomic window, TGGTGTTGCGTATGCCGGCCATTGTGCCTAAAATATCGGTTTTATTTTTATCGGGGGCTAAGCGGCTAAGGCTTTGCTCGCTAGGCAGCTCGATATTTACGCTCATACGGTCTACCAAAAAGCCGGCTTTATGCAGTAAGATGGGACTGGCGCCCGGTATGGCTTTAAGGTGAATGTAACCGCCAAAACTTTGCGCCCTTAACAAACGTACTACCTCTAACATTTGTTCCATTGTGTAATCGGGGCTTTTGACGATGCCGCTGGATAAAAACAATCCGTCAATATAGTTACGGCGGTAAAATTCGTTGGTTAAGGTGGCAAGTTCGTGCGGGGTAAAACTGGCTTTGGCACTATCGATAGAGCGGCGGTTATTGCAGTAAGCACAATCATAAATACAGGCATTACTTAATAATACTTTTAATAACGACACACAGCGGCCATCGGCCGTCCAGCTATGGCATACGCCGCTTACGGCCGGCCCGTGCCGGCTGGAAGAACCGGTGCTGCAACTAACATCGTATTTAGCGGCGGCCGATAGCATAGCCAGTTTGTCGTTAATAAGCATAGGCTAATGGTACACTTAATTGCTTAATTTGTCAAGCTTTATAACTAAGGGCTTAGCCGGTAAGGCCAGCCCTTAATTTAAGTTACAGCATTAAATTAAAAGTATCAAACCTTCTGGTACCATCGGTAAAGGTGGTTTCTAGGGCGATGGGGTGAAACCCTTCCCTAAAAACTAAAGTAAATTTATTATTGGTGCTAAAACCGCTGGCCTTAAAAACGCTGCCGCTATAATTAAGGTCGTACATGTACATATCTACATTATTGGGCGGGTTAAAATTAAACTCGACAAAAATATCGTCGTCCCTTTCTCTAACAATATGCGTTTGCATACCTAGCGGCGGCTGCTCCGGCGAAACCATTTCGATGTCGGCACTATGCCTAAAATTTACGCTTTCCATAATACTTACTCTCCTTATTAAATTTATTTTAGTGTAAAATATGTTTTGTTAGTTTTACTATCGTTAGTTTTTATTGCTTTTATAAGGGGAAATACTTTTAAAATTAGGGGTTTAAAATATTTTTTAAATTTTATGGCTTGCTTTTTTAATTAATTAAGCTATAATGAGGGGAAAATAATAAATTTGAGGGGAAATTATTTTATGAAGAAGTTAATTGCTGTTTTATTATTAGCTATGCTAACCGCCGGTACTTTAAGCGCCGCCAATTCGCGCTTTTTATTTAGTGGTAAAGATCCGGTAAGCATAGGAACAGGCAGTACAAATAATAGACAGCCTTAAAATAACAAAAAGTGCAGAGTAATAAAGAGTTACTAAACTTATTTTTTTGTTGACAAAATTTAATTAATATGTGCTATAATAGTAGGTATGATTAAAATAGATGATAAAGTGGGTCTTTGGTTGTATGCTACTTTTTTCTTTTGGTTATTTGCAGGGATTATGGGTAATATTATAATCTATCCGCTTCATAATTTAAGGCCTATGCATTTAATTGAACCTTTCTTACTGCTGGCTTTTATGGCTAGTTTTTATTTTAATAAGTGGTGGCTGGCCGCCATTTTAAGTACAGGCTGGGCGTGGTTTGTTGCTCCTAACGATGGCTTTTATTGGCTAGTTTTTTTGCTGGCCCTTAAGCCTTTTGGCTTAAGGCAAAACATAGCCGCTTTTGGCTTAATACTGACGGCCGTTATTGCCCGTAATATGTATCTAAATTTTCCCCCTAATACTATAATGGTAACGCTAATTACTTACCTAAGTGCTTTTTTATTTGCCTTAGAAGATAAAGGCCAGCTTTATCAGTTTTATAGTAATAGCAAAGAGCGTAAACAATTTAGGCTGTGGCTTTATCTTATTTGTTTAGCTACGGCCGGCTCTTTTGTTATAGCTTATCTAAGCGAGGTAGGTTTAGCCGGCGGTTTTCCGCTTTTACTTATCCCCGCCATCATCACCAGTTTTTACTTTAAAAACTTATGGCTAGCTGTGGCGGTAAGTGTAGGCTGGATATGGTTTATAGAGGCTAACACCAGTTTTTTTGTGGTAGCCGTTATGTTGGCCGTTCACCCCAGCAGCCGGAAGCAAAATATTATAGCTTTTGCTATTATTATGGTTAATGTATTTGCGCGTAATTGGGTTGTTGGTAATTTATCCGGCCAAGCGGTAAATTCTGGCATGGTTTATGCAACGGCGTTTTTATTTATATTACAATATGCTAAATTTTTACGGATAAGCAAGCAGTCTAAAAGAGTTACGATAGAGCTTGAAAAAATTTCTATTAGAGACAAAGATTTGCCTAAATTTATTGAGGTTTATGTAAACCAAAGTACGCAAAAAGCTATTGTTAAACCTAAAAAGGGCAATGACCCTTTTGAAAAGGAAAAACTTTACGATGCTAAAACTTTTAGGGCTGCCCGCGACTTTACGCTGGCCTATAATAACATCACCGAGCATCATTTGGCTTTTTGTATTATACATCAGGCTTATCATTTAGTGCCCGAATACGATGAAGAACGTATACTGGCCTTAGGGTTAAAACAACCTTCTTCCAGCGGCCTTAAGCGCGGCCGGCCGCGTAAAACCAAACTCCCTAAAGATGACCGACAAGATTAATGGTAAAGCTGTAAGCCTAAAGGTTAAAACTTGCCGTTTAAGGTTAGTCTTTATTATACTGAAGCTACC contains:
- a CDS encoding putative DNA modification/repair radical SAM protein, yielding MLINDKLAMLSAAAKYDVSCSTGSSSRHGPAVSGVCHSWTADGRCVSLLKVLLSNACIYDCAYCNNRRSIDSAKASFTPHELATLTNEFYRRNYIDGLFLSSGIVKSPDYTMEQMLEVVRLLRAQSFGGYIHLKAIPGASPILLHKAGFLVDRMSVNIELPSEQSLSRLAPDKNKTDILGTMAGIRNTSAELTGDKIKGRRSFIPSGQSTQLIVGATEEDDATILKLSSALYQKYGLRRVFYSAFMAVTGDKRLPTADTPLLREHRLYQADWLYRFYGFNHNEILNKGNLETDLDPKAAWASRNPQYFPVDVMTAGEAELLRVPGIGLTSA